A stretch of Imperialibacter roseus DNA encodes these proteins:
- a CDS encoding thioester reductase domain-containing protein — translation MPTLSDKLNHWVQKTPDKLLFEFLDINGKSVEKYTYEEFEKAVRIVASNLAENYKFKKDDRILITYPAGIEMIVSFVACVRLGLVPVPTYPPTSSGFQSAYYKMEHIAKDCGAVAVLTNGEYYWSLKLNMDRNNIVEKTMLTKLPWINTSEFTHETSATNYERESSFLFLQYTSGSTTDPKGVMISHENLENNAENVLSEPPVTVTWLPQYHDMGLIGYHLFIIMKGGTSIGFSTLDFIRKPVLWLETISKYKATHSSAPNFAYDYLLQPGRVSDEVFASLDLSSLTNLMTAAEPVRAGTFYKFLEKFSACGLKETALGAAYGLAENTLAVSQWGGKSVSVLTNSLINHELKFENGQAGEVTQIMSCGKPLRDQIVRIVDPNSHIDLGENKVGEVWLAGPSKGLGYWGKPELNKECFEAKIAGESGSATHTFLRTGDLGFLHEQELYICGRAKDMIIIRGANYYPQDIEQIVEESSSNIREGYVAAFANEENGEEKLVIVAGLKRKNEIPDHKKIADQIRERLNIIPSQITFTNTKSIPKTTSGKIMRQKTKQLWANGELEVIENHSLVEQNTDAPRARLTNTQFDEILKKYGFTGTETYSLVHVLDSLDLVVLIHDVKELIKDSGAAQLASEIDARLLQEISVSEFFDLMEQFSTSSILAINRLKKTILKLQKEHNAFEQKRMLQDTKLSFKPKTPQYDPAHLKSGKILLTGGTGFLGPFILKSLLQQTTDTIYVLVRADDEKKGLARLKEAFDLSNVPECEYLAEFEKRVVAVCGDLGKPQLGLDKKTWDYLATNTHTIYNNGALVNYLFNYDKMWDTNVYGTNEIIKLALDGNPKILNHVSTTFIFGWAVKDTLFETDTCNSLDLLDFGYSQTKWVSEQIVFDAMKQGLQARVFRPALITPSVYGGGNNFDISIRLIAFMINHGITVNSFNQVSFTPVDIVANNVVAISGLPDSVNKTFHVTRDEYARMKDITDIITKLTGREFKGFELPKFVPEIVGKCGKEDLLFPLLDFLVRSVNNISSMEFKRYSNESYCEAKVRSPHGVLDPTLEETVRGMLTFMISKEIIDVELLEKDVKIAS, via the coding sequence ATGCCTACCCTTTCCGATAAGTTGAACCATTGGGTCCAGAAAACGCCCGATAAACTGCTTTTTGAGTTTCTGGATATCAATGGAAAATCAGTTGAAAAATACACCTACGAAGAGTTTGAAAAAGCCGTAAGAATTGTGGCATCCAATCTTGCCGAGAATTACAAATTCAAAAAAGACGACAGGATATTGATTACCTATCCTGCTGGCATTGAAATGATTGTCTCGTTTGTTGCGTGCGTTCGCCTGGGATTGGTTCCCGTACCTACCTACCCTCCTACTTCATCGGGTTTCCAGTCTGCCTACTACAAAATGGAGCACATCGCCAAAGATTGTGGCGCCGTGGCAGTCCTCACCAATGGAGAATACTATTGGTCGCTCAAGTTGAACATGGATCGAAACAACATTGTGGAGAAAACCATGCTGACCAAGCTGCCCTGGATCAACACCTCTGAATTTACACACGAAACCAGTGCGACCAACTACGAACGGGAGTCGTCATTTCTCTTTCTTCAGTACACCTCCGGCTCCACCACCGATCCAAAAGGTGTGATGATTTCGCACGAAAACCTTGAGAACAACGCCGAGAACGTATTGTCGGAGCCCCCGGTAACTGTTACCTGGCTGCCACAATACCACGACATGGGGCTGATTGGCTATCACCTGTTCATCATCATGAAAGGGGGCACCTCTATAGGGTTCTCAACGCTTGATTTCATCAGAAAGCCGGTGCTCTGGCTCGAAACCATTTCAAAATACAAGGCTACACACTCATCTGCACCCAACTTTGCCTACGACTACCTGCTTCAGCCGGGCAGAGTGTCGGATGAAGTATTCGCCTCGCTGGACCTAAGCTCACTGACAAACCTGATGACGGCAGCAGAACCAGTCAGAGCAGGCACTTTCTATAAGTTTCTTGAAAAATTCAGCGCATGTGGGCTTAAGGAAACGGCACTTGGCGCAGCCTATGGCCTGGCCGAAAACACACTGGCAGTTTCGCAGTGGGGTGGCAAGTCAGTGTCGGTACTCACCAACTCACTCATTAATCATGAGCTGAAATTCGAGAACGGACAGGCAGGTGAGGTCACGCAAATCATGAGTTGCGGCAAGCCCCTCAGAGATCAGATTGTGAGGATAGTAGATCCAAATTCACATATTGACCTTGGCGAAAACAAGGTGGGCGAAGTGTGGCTGGCAGGCCCCAGCAAGGGGCTTGGATACTGGGGAAAACCTGAACTGAACAAAGAATGCTTTGAGGCAAAAATTGCAGGTGAGAGCGGCAGCGCTACGCACACTTTTTTGCGAACCGGCGACCTGGGCTTTTTGCATGAGCAGGAGCTATACATCTGTGGCAGAGCCAAGGACATGATCATTATCCGAGGAGCCAATTACTACCCGCAGGACATTGAGCAAATCGTTGAAGAATCGAGCAGCAATATTAGAGAGGGTTATGTGGCGGCATTTGCCAACGAAGAAAACGGTGAGGAAAAGCTCGTGATTGTGGCTGGGCTTAAGCGCAAAAACGAAATTCCCGACCACAAGAAAATTGCCGACCAGATTCGTGAAAGGTTAAACATTATCCCTTCGCAAATTACCTTTACCAATACCAAAAGCATTCCGAAGACCACCTCAGGCAAAATCATGCGCCAGAAGACCAAGCAGCTTTGGGCCAATGGTGAGCTGGAGGTAATTGAAAACCATAGCCTGGTAGAGCAAAACACAGATGCTCCAAGAGCCCGGTTGACGAACACACAATTTGACGAGATTTTGAAAAAGTATGGGTTCACCGGCACCGAAACCTACTCTTTGGTGCATGTGCTCGACTCTCTCGATCTGGTGGTGCTCATTCACGACGTGAAGGAGCTTATTAAAGACAGTGGAGCGGCTCAGCTGGCCTCAGAAATCGATGCCCGCCTGCTGCAGGAGATAAGCGTGTCTGAATTTTTCGATTTGATGGAACAATTCAGCACGTCATCCATTCTTGCTATCAACCGCCTCAAGAAGACCATTCTCAAGCTTCAGAAAGAGCACAATGCCTTTGAACAAAAGCGAATGCTGCAGGACACCAAGCTGTCGTTTAAGCCAAAAACCCCTCAGTACGATCCTGCCCACCTGAAAAGTGGTAAGATTCTGCTAACAGGTGGAACAGGCTTCCTGGGGCCCTTTATTCTGAAAAGCTTGCTACAGCAAACCACCGACACCATATACGTGCTTGTACGAGCCGATGACGAAAAGAAAGGACTAGCCAGACTGAAAGAGGCCTTCGATCTTTCCAATGTTCCGGAATGCGAATACCTGGCGGAGTTCGAGAAAAGGGTGGTGGCCGTATGCGGCGACCTGGGCAAACCTCAGCTGGGGCTGGATAAGAAAACCTGGGACTATCTGGCGACCAACACGCATACCATTTACAACAATGGTGCCCTCGTGAACTACCTGTTCAACTATGACAAAATGTGGGACACCAACGTGTATGGCACCAACGAAATAATCAAGCTGGCGCTGGATGGCAACCCCAAAATCCTCAATCACGTGTCCACCACCTTCATTTTTGGCTGGGCTGTAAAAGACACACTTTTTGAAACTGATACCTGCAATTCGCTGGACCTGCTCGACTTTGGGTATAGCCAGACCAAGTGGGTGTCGGAGCAAATCGTGTTCGACGCCATGAAGCAGGGGCTACAGGCAAGGGTGTTCAGGCCTGCGCTCATCACCCCTTCGGTGTATGGCGGTGGAAACAACTTCGACATTTCCATCCGGCTAATTGCCTTCATGATCAACCACGGCATCACGGTCAATTCGTTCAACCAGGTTAGCTTTACCCCGGTGGACATCGTGGCCAACAACGTCGTAGCCATCTCCGGCCTCCCCGATTCGGTCAACAAAACCTTCCATGTGACACGTGATGAGTACGCACGCATGAAAGACATTACCGACATCATCACCAAGCTGACAGGCAGGGAGTTCAAAGGGTTTGAGCTGCCAAAGTTTGTGCCTGAAATTGTGGGCAAATGCGGAAAGGAAGACCTGCTGTTTCCGCTGCTCGACTTCCTGGTGAGGTCTGTCAATAATATCTCTTCCATGGAGTTCAAGCGTTATAGCAACGAGTCTTATTGTGAAGCCAAAGTCAGATCGCCTCACGGAGTACTCGACCCTACACTTGAAGAAACGGTAAGAGGCATGTTGACATTTATGATCAGCAAGGAAATTATAGATGTGGAATTGTTAGAAAAGGACGTGAAAATAGCTTCCTGA
- a CDS encoding DUF1801 domain-containing protein yields the protein MREIDNYYLNKEEPNKSCLLALRSIILARDTNVTETQKWGMPCFCFRKKMFCYLWTDKKTEEPYILFVEGKHLDHPELEAGERSRMKTFRVNPNEDLPVETIEELLNSALDLYRNGTIKTKG from the coding sequence ATGCGAGAAATTGACAACTACTACCTGAACAAGGAAGAGCCCAACAAGAGCTGTCTGCTGGCACTGCGCAGTATCATCCTTGCTCGGGACACCAACGTAACTGAAACGCAGAAGTGGGGCATGCCCTGCTTCTGTTTCAGGAAAAAGATGTTTTGCTACCTGTGGACAGATAAAAAAACGGAAGAGCCCTATATCCTCTTTGTTGAGGGAAAGCACCTCGACCATCCAGAATTAGAAGCCGGAGAGCGCTCCCGTATGAAGACATTCAGAGTGAACCCCAACGAAGACCTGCCAGTGGAAACTATCGAAGAGTTACTGAACAGCGCATTGGATCTTTATAGAAACGGGACAATAAAGACTAAAGGGTAA
- a CDS encoding helix-turn-helix transcriptional regulator produces MTTKIKELRARDNLTQVDLAQKVGVRRETIVFLEKGKYNPSLKLAYDISKVFNLKIEQVFIME; encoded by the coding sequence ATGACAACCAAGATTAAAGAACTTCGTGCCAGAGATAATCTTACTCAGGTTGATCTTGCTCAAAAGGTTGGCGTGCGGAGGGAGACCATCGTCTTTCTTGAAAAGGGAAAATACAATCCGTCTCTTAAGTTGGCGTACGATATTTCGAAGGTATTTAATCTGAAAATTGAACAGGTTTTTATTATGGAATAA
- a CDS encoding TetR/AcrR family transcriptional regulator: protein MVALKTFNNLPQERQQEIIGVCLEEFAFNDYQSASLSTIIKKLNLAKGSFYRYFESKQSLYFYLLDYAVQQRLANDKGFIKQPPEDFFDLIILHFRAKVHFDKTQGVVSAFLYNVLREKNTEELGNIQAIRKQKALDIMYQLVDQYVENGQLRNDIDRKILAWHVLQTQLSIFEFMELHYQQDFRQNIQNNKQLYNLPEEELVAIARQFVEIQKNGFKNK, encoded by the coding sequence ATGGTCGCTTTAAAAACATTCAATAACTTACCACAGGAAAGGCAGCAGGAAATCATCGGGGTTTGTCTCGAAGAATTTGCCTTCAACGATTACCAGTCTGCCTCGCTTTCCACCATCATCAAAAAACTGAACCTGGCCAAAGGCAGCTTTTACCGCTACTTTGAAAGCAAGCAGTCTCTCTACTTCTATCTGCTTGACTACGCCGTTCAGCAAAGGCTGGCAAACGACAAGGGGTTTATTAAGCAACCGCCCGAAGACTTTTTCGACTTGATTATTCTGCACTTCCGGGCCAAGGTTCACTTCGACAAAACGCAAGGGGTGGTCAGCGCCTTCCTCTACAATGTGCTGCGGGAGAAAAACACCGAGGAGTTGGGCAATATTCAGGCTATCAGGAAGCAGAAAGCCCTGGATATTATGTATCAGCTGGTGGATCAGTATGTAGAAAACGGGCAGCTGCGAAACGACATTGATCGCAAAATACTGGCCTGGCACGTGCTTCAGACGCAGCTTTCGATTTTTGAGTTCATGGAGTTGCACTACCAGCAGGACTTCCGTCAAAACATCCAAAACAACAAACAGCTCTACAACCTGCCCGAAGAGGAGCTGGTCGCTATTGCACGGCAGTTTGTGGAGATCCAAAAAAACGGTTTTAAGAACAAATGA
- a CDS encoding ABC transporter ATP-binding protein produces the protein MMIVETNNLTKRYGRAAVVDQVSLQIPQGKIYGFLGLNGAGKTTTMRMLLGMINPTEGSVSLFGQKVPGNASVWDKVGYMIESTCAYPDLSVVENLNIFYRYHGLKDKDVIDKVIARLKLDQYRDIQASHLSLGNLQRLGLARALMHSPELLILDEPVNGLDPAGIVEIRHLLRELSALGTTVLISSHLLSEIAKVADTIGIIHHGALIKELEANQLHEEIDRKLILNSHDNVRVADLLHKNGIPFRTNAASEIEIMDCQWMSEPERIAEMVVAGHAGLTKLFTFEEDLESYFLRTIQQ, from the coding sequence ATGATGATCGTTGAAACAAACAACCTGACCAAGCGGTACGGACGTGCCGCTGTGGTCGACCAGGTGTCACTACAGATTCCGCAGGGAAAAATCTACGGGTTCCTTGGCCTTAATGGGGCCGGAAAAACCACCACCATGCGCATGCTGCTTGGCATGATCAATCCAACGGAGGGCAGCGTGAGCCTCTTTGGCCAGAAAGTGCCTGGCAACGCATCGGTGTGGGACAAAGTGGGCTACATGATTGAGTCGACCTGTGCCTACCCGGACTTGTCGGTGGTGGAAAACCTCAACATTTTTTACAGGTACCATGGCCTGAAGGACAAAGACGTAATCGACAAAGTCATTGCCCGACTGAAGCTCGACCAGTACAGAGATATTCAGGCCAGCCACCTTTCGCTTGGCAACCTGCAGCGCCTCGGTTTGGCCAGGGCACTTATGCACAGTCCCGAGCTGCTCATCCTCGACGAGCCTGTAAATGGGCTCGACCCGGCCGGTATTGTCGAAATCCGCCACCTGCTTCGGGAGCTGAGCGCACTGGGCACCACCGTGCTGATCTCGAGTCACCTGCTAAGCGAAATTGCCAAGGTGGCCGACACCATCGGCATTATCCATCACGGTGCGCTGATTAAGGAGCTGGAAGCCAATCAGCTGCATGAGGAAATAGACAGAAAGCTGATTTTGAATTCACACGATAATGTCCGGGTAGCTGACCTGCTCCATAAAAATGGAATTCCGTTCAGGACAAACGCTGCCAGCGAGATAGAGATCATGGATTGCCAGTGGATGAGCGAGCCTGAGCGAATTGCCGAAATGGTGGTAGCAGGACATGCAGGGCTTACAAAGCTTTTTACTTTCGAAGAAGACCTGGAAAGCTATTTTTTAAGAACGATTCAACAGTAA
- a CDS encoding ABC transporter permease produces MTTSLRAIAPEFLKLRHSTIVWVTFAAFALGPVMGGLSLFLLGHAGDMGTSPLSEKAKLMNFSADWPSYVGLLTQVVGVGGVVVFGFVASWLFGREYSDKTAKDLLALPASRSSIINAKIVVYAMWCLALVVANLLVGLVVGALLGLDNFDIRVITSGLNTYFATTLLVMLLGTPVSFMGIWGKGYLAPIGLVVLMLIVSQIVGAVGLGQYFPWSVPGLYSGISAEMRASLTAVSFGLVGLVAVLGYVASHYWWNRADQN; encoded by the coding sequence ATGACAACTTCATTGAGAGCTATTGCTCCCGAATTTTTAAAACTCAGGCATTCCACCATCGTGTGGGTAACCTTTGCAGCCTTTGCCCTCGGCCCGGTCATGGGTGGACTTTCACTTTTCCTTCTTGGTCATGCAGGCGATATGGGAACTTCTCCGTTGAGTGAAAAAGCAAAGCTGATGAACTTTTCTGCCGATTGGCCCTCGTATGTCGGGCTGCTTACCCAGGTGGTGGGCGTAGGCGGCGTGGTTGTGTTTGGCTTCGTTGCCAGCTGGCTATTTGGCAGGGAGTATTCCGACAAAACAGCCAAAGACCTGCTGGCGTTGCCTGCTTCCCGCAGCAGCATTATCAATGCTAAAATCGTCGTGTATGCCATGTGGTGCCTGGCACTTGTGGTCGCTAACCTTTTGGTGGGGCTGGTGGTTGGCGCCTTGCTAGGCCTTGACAACTTCGATATCCGTGTGATCACCTCCGGCCTGAACACCTATTTTGCCACGACCCTATTGGTGATGTTGCTTGGCACGCCAGTCTCCTTCATGGGCATCTGGGGAAAAGGCTACCTCGCTCCTATCGGGTTGGTGGTGCTGATGCTCATCGTTTCACAGATTGTCGGCGCCGTGGGCCTGGGGCAGTATTTTCCCTGGTCTGTTCCCGGATTATACAGCGGCATAAGCGCTGAGATGAGGGCCTCGCTGACCGCCGTCAGCTTTGGTTTGGTTGGCCTGGTAGCGGTGTTGGGCTACGTAGCGAGTCATTACTGGTGGAATCGGGCGGATCAGAATTGA